ATACCAATTTGGGCTTGTGGTATAATGAGGTGGACTTTCGGCGTACATTGGAGGGCTTTCGGTATACCGAGGTGGGCTTGTGGTATAATGAGGAGGGCTTGGGCTTGGGGTATAGCGATGTCGGCTTGTAGTATAATGAGGTGGGCTTGGGCTTGGGGTATACCGATGTGGGCTTGAGGTATGGTGAGGTGGGCTTGAGCTTGGGGTGTATCGAGGTGGGCTGGCAGTGTAGTGAGGTGGGCTTGCAGACACACGAGGTGATCCTCCTTCAAGCATAAGTTTCATTTGGGAAGAGGATTCCTCAATAGGCATACCTTGCCCGACCCCAACAAGGGAGCTTTGACGTGAACCTTCACTAGAGAGCAACAGCTTGAATGTCCATCTCAGCACATTCGGTGTGAAGACTCTGTAGAGGAGAAACACGTCGTACCAGTTCGGGTACTTCACGTACGCGTCTCCCCTGCAAGCTCCTGCCACAATCATCTTTGCAAACTCCTCTAGCGGTCCACCATTTGCAGGTACCTGTAGATAACTGTTAGTAAGTCTTTGGGATCTTAGGTTTCATTCAATTGCAAGTGTGGTTGAAAAAAAAAGCTTTACTTCTCTTTCTTCCTTCCATTGCATCTCAGCACCTTCTTCTAGCATGAACTTTCCTCTACTCATCTCACTCCCTATCCATCCGTGAGTCGCGATAGTTATTCCGACATCTCCACTTAGCTCGAATCTCAACGTCTCGTAGAAGTTGACTAGCGCCGCTTTTGCAGCCTTCACAATGATAGTTAGTATTATGCATCATACGAgataaaaaaagtatatattaaattataaggATCACTAAACGCTTATAGCTAGCATAAGCACTAACGGAATAAAGACTCATCCGCGGTAGAGGCAGCCAATTCTCGACCGATGCGTTCACAACGATCCGGCCATTGGTCTTTTGAAGGTATGGCAACGCTACATACGTCGGATAGACATTCCCCCAGAAGTTTATGTCCTGCTCAACAATCTCATCAATGTTTCATAtccttcttttatttttatttaaaaaataataatcaatgaACAATACATAACCGGAAggtatacaatatttttttgtttttgaactaATTTTTAGAAAGGAATACAATATCAAGAGCATACCAGCAAATGCGGAAAGACAGTCGTGTCGCTCACTTCGTCGAAGTAAAACGTGTGTCCAAGACTCGCTGAATTCACTAGGTGATCCACTGTGTTCAAATACATCACCAGAGGTAAAATAACATTTTCGTTAAATTACTCAACTAGCTCTCAAAGCATAAAACTCTTGTTCGAGAGGTCTCATCGATCAAAGCTATAtgcaaaatataaaagaagTCAGGGTAGGTAGTGTACCGCGACCGTAATAGTTGACGGCTTGAGTAATGAAACGGCGGCAATCGT
This genomic stretch from Raphanus sativus cultivar WK10039 chromosome 3, ASM80110v3, whole genome shotgun sequence harbors:
- the LOC108846862 gene encoding 11-beta-hydroxysteroid dehydrogenase-like 5, translated to MVDLLNSVMNLVAPPATMVVMAFSWPLLCFISFSERLYNSYFVTEDMEDKVVVITGASSAIGEQIAYEYAKRGANLVLVARREQRLKVVSNNARLIGANHVIIIAADVIKEDDCRRFITQAVNYYGRVDHLVNSASLGHTFYFDEVSDTTVFPHLLDINFWGNVYPTYVALPYLQKTNGRIVVNASVENWLPLPRMSLYSAAKAALVNFYETLRFELSGDVGITIATHGWIGSEMSRGKFMLEEGAEMQWKEEREVPANGGPLEEFAKMIVAGACRGDAYVKYPNWYDVFLLYRVFTPNVLRWTFKLLLSSEGSRQSSLVGVGQGMPIEESSSQMKLMLEGGSPRVSASPPHYTASPPRYTPSSSPPHHTSSPHRYTPSPSPPHYTTSRHRYTPSPSPPHYTTSPPRYTESPPMYAESPPHYTTSPNWYAESPPRYTPSPSPPRFSRFNIQELP